In Desulfobulbus oralis, one DNA window encodes the following:
- the ldhH gene encoding L-lactate dehydrogenase (quinone) large subunit LdhH: protein MHDALKSRSGYHREIDEALHDDFLRKTLDKFAVAYRASRATVFQEVDEQALVKQVADAKDYACQHMEELYAQFKAEAEKRGVHVHRAETAEEANRIIARIAKENNVRKVLKSKSMTAEEIGLNPALEAEGLVVDETDLGEWIIQIRHEGPSHMVMPAIHLSRYQVADDFTRVTGVQQDTDIQRLVKVARVQLRRKFIAGEMGISGCNFAVAENGAVSTVTNEGNARMVTTLPRVHVVVAGLDKLVASLDDVMVALQVLPRNATAQRMTSYFTLMDGAGECQANPDGKKVMHVVFVDNGRTRIAKDPLFRQIFRCVRCGACANVCPVFRLVGGHKMGYIYIGAIGLILTYFFHGKDRARILSQNCIGCQSCANVCAGGIDLPRLIREIRSRLTQEEGSDVLGGLAALAMRDRKTFHRLLKFASFAQKPFTGKARVTKGARIQRHLPMMFLGKQGFKALPAIADQSFRDRWPQINPHLDKPVMRVAIFSGCAQDFIYPEDLEACVRILAAKNVAVDFPLAQTCCGLPLEMMGQRKTAIAVARQNIEAFREISPDYIITLCASCAGQLKHHYPEILAGPGVEEVKKFADRIIDFSSFVHDVLKLEPEDFKRSGEKVTYHAACHLCRGLDVHKAPRELINDAAEYVPCEEEEVCCGFGGSYSVKFPEISAQLLDKKLDHLAATGASRLVVDCPGCVMQLRGGVEKRRMQVQVEHIANLLAENLKTKDK from the coding sequence ATGCATGACGCACTGAAAAGCCGCTCGGGCTATCACAGGGAAATTGACGAGGCCCTGCACGACGACTTCCTGCGCAAGACGCTGGACAAGTTCGCCGTCGCCTACCGCGCCAGCCGTGCCACCGTGTTTCAGGAGGTGGACGAGCAGGCGCTGGTCAAACAGGTGGCCGACGCCAAGGACTATGCCTGCCAGCACATGGAGGAACTGTACGCCCAGTTCAAGGCCGAGGCGGAGAAGCGGGGCGTCCACGTGCACCGGGCGGAGACCGCCGAGGAGGCCAACCGCATCATCGCCCGTATTGCGAAGGAGAATAACGTCAGGAAGGTGCTCAAGTCCAAGTCCATGACCGCCGAAGAGATCGGGCTGAATCCGGCTCTGGAAGCGGAAGGCCTGGTCGTTGACGAAACCGATCTGGGCGAGTGGATCATCCAGATCCGGCACGAAGGTCCATCCCACATGGTCATGCCGGCCATACACCTCTCCCGCTATCAGGTGGCGGACGATTTCACCAGGGTGACCGGCGTGCAGCAGGACACCGATATCCAGCGCCTGGTGAAGGTGGCCCGGGTGCAGCTCAGGCGCAAGTTCATTGCCGGTGAGATGGGTATCAGCGGCTGCAACTTCGCGGTGGCTGAAAACGGCGCGGTTTCCACGGTGACGAACGAGGGCAACGCCCGCATGGTCACGACCCTGCCCCGGGTGCACGTGGTGGTGGCCGGACTGGACAAGCTGGTCGCCTCGCTGGACGACGTGATGGTGGCGCTGCAGGTGCTGCCCAGAAACGCCACGGCCCAGCGCATGACCTCCTACTTCACCCTGATGGACGGCGCGGGCGAGTGTCAGGCCAATCCGGACGGCAAGAAGGTCATGCATGTGGTCTTTGTGGACAACGGTCGCACCAGGATTGCCAAGGATCCGCTCTTCAGGCAGATCTTCCGCTGTGTCCGCTGCGGCGCCTGCGCCAACGTGTGCCCGGTCTTCCGCCTGGTGGGCGGTCACAAGATGGGCTATATCTATATCGGCGCCATCGGCCTGATCCTGACCTACTTCTTCCACGGCAAGGACCGCGCCCGCATTCTGTCCCAGAACTGCATTGGCTGCCAGTCCTGCGCCAATGTCTGCGCCGGTGGCATCGACCTGCCACGGCTGATTCGCGAGATCCGTTCCCGCCTGACCCAGGAAGAAGGCTCGGATGTGCTGGGCGGTCTGGCGGCTCTGGCCATGAGGGACAGAAAGACCTTCCATCGCCTGCTGAAGTTTGCGAGCTTTGCCCAGAAGCCCTTTACCGGCAAGGCGCGTGTCACGAAAGGCGCCCGCATCCAGCGGCATCTGCCCATGATGTTCCTGGGCAAGCAGGGTTTCAAGGCGCTGCCGGCCATTGCCGACCAGTCCTTCCGCGATCGCTGGCCGCAAATCAACCCGCATCTGGACAAGCCCGTTATGCGGGTGGCCATTTTCAGCGGCTGCGCCCAGGACTTCATCTATCCCGAGGACCTGGAGGCCTGCGTCAGGATTCTGGCCGCCAAAAACGTGGCCGTGGATTTCCCCCTGGCCCAGACCTGCTGCGGCCTGCCGCTGGAAATGATGGGGCAGCGCAAGACCGCCATTGCTGTGGCCCGGCAGAATATCGAGGCCTTCCGCGAGATCAGTCCGGACTATATCATCACCCTGTGTGCCAGTTGCGCAGGCCAGCTCAAGCACCACTATCCGGAGATTCTGGCCGGACCGGGTGTGGAGGAGGTCAAAAAATTCGCGGACAGGATTATTGACTTCAGCTCCTTTGTCCACGACGTGCTGAAACTGGAGCCGGAAGATTTCAAGCGCTCTGGCGAGAAGGTCACCTACCACGCCGCCTGCCACCTCTGTCGCGGTCTGGACGTACACAAGGCGCCCCGCGAACTGATCAACGATGCGGCGGAATATGTGCCCTGCGAGGAAGAGGAGGTCTGCTGCGGCTTCGGCGGCAGCTACTCCGTCAAATTCCCGGAAATTTCCGCCCAACTGCTGGACAAGAAGCTTGATCATCTGGCGGCCACCGGCGCGAGCCGTCTGGTCGTGGACTGCCCTGGCTGCGTCATGCAGCTCCGTGGCGGCGTGGAGAAGCGGAGGATGCAGGTGCAGGTGGAGCATATCGCCAATCTGCTGGCCGAAAACCTGAAGACCAAGGACAAATAG
- a CDS encoding L-lactate permease, translated as MSVGILALLAVVPILVALILMVGLRWPSTRAMPLAFITSVILAMLVWKLSALQVGALFIQGTINAIGVLIIVFGAILIYYTLTYSGAMETIQAGMTKVSPDRRVQAIVIGYMFGAFIEGAAGFGTPAALAAPLLLGLGFPPLCAAVMCLVFNSFPVTFGAVGTPVIMGFASLNTPDIALKALATQDTTLLFKLIGQTVTLMHGPMAFILPIFMLGFMTRFFGRNKSWKEGFAAWPYCILAGVCFAVPYFLVAWLAGPEVPSLIGGAVGLGLLVWLTKMGVCVPKGNWQFAPQAEWKPSWTGSIKASDVTEYKEHMSQLMAWMPYILCGLILVVTRVPYFGLKRLMNGALTVGCGAKVTLGWPSILGVVEKVKPDGTEQMLSASIDLLWLPGTIPFILVALITIALHGMSGAKVAGAWKTTCNKMVAPTIALIAAVSMVSIFKGSGMTTEVLADGSTMPSMPLAMATICAAATGQAWPALASYIGGLGAFITGSNTVSDMLFANFQWDVAQQLGYNVKQSIAVVAAQGAGGAMGNMICIHNIVAACAVLGMIGREGDILKQTIWPFLLYSIPVGIVACILCFGVYA; from the coding sequence ATGTCGGTAGGAATTTTGGCTTTACTGGCTGTTGTGCCCATTCTGGTGGCCTTGATCCTGATGGTCGGCCTGCGTTGGCCGTCCACAAGAGCCATGCCCCTGGCCTTCATCACCAGCGTGATTCTGGCCATGCTTGTCTGGAAACTGAGCGCCCTGCAGGTAGGCGCGCTCTTCATTCAAGGCACTATCAATGCCATTGGCGTGTTGATCATTGTCTTTGGCGCCATCCTCATCTACTACACGCTGACCTACAGCGGGGCCATGGAAACCATCCAGGCCGGCATGACCAAGGTCAGCCCGGACCGCCGCGTGCAGGCCATTGTCATTGGCTACATGTTCGGGGCCTTTATCGAAGGCGCCGCCGGTTTCGGCACCCCGGCCGCCCTGGCCGCGCCGCTGCTGCTGGGCCTGGGCTTTCCGCCCCTCTGCGCGGCGGTCATGTGCCTGGTCTTCAACTCCTTTCCAGTCACCTTCGGCGCAGTCGGCACCCCGGTCATTATGGGCTTTGCCAGCCTCAATACGCCGGACATCGCCCTGAAGGCCCTGGCAACCCAGGATACCACCCTGCTGTTCAAGCTGATCGGCCAGACCGTCACCCTGATGCACGGCCCCATGGCCTTTATCCTGCCCATCTTCATGCTGGGCTTCATGACCCGCTTCTTCGGCAGGAACAAGTCCTGGAAGGAGGGCTTCGCAGCCTGGCCCTACTGCATCCTGGCCGGCGTCTGCTTTGCCGTGCCCTACTTCCTGGTAGCCTGGCTGGCCGGGCCGGAAGTGCCGTCTCTGATCGGCGGCGCGGTGGGTCTGGGTCTTCTGGTCTGGCTCACCAAGATGGGCGTCTGCGTGCCGAAAGGCAACTGGCAGTTTGCCCCCCAGGCCGAGTGGAAGCCCAGTTGGACCGGCTCCATCAAGGCCTCTGACGTGACCGAGTACAAGGAACACATGAGCCAGCTCATGGCCTGGATGCCCTACATCCTCTGCGGCCTCATTCTGGTCGTGACCCGCGTGCCGTACTTTGGCCTCAAGAGGCTCATGAATGGCGCGCTGACCGTGGGCTGCGGCGCGAAAGTGACGCTGGGCTGGCCCAGCATTCTAGGCGTGGTGGAGAAAGTCAAGCCGGACGGAACCGAGCAGATGTTGAGTGCCAGCATTGATCTCCTGTGGTTACCCGGCACCATCCCCTTTATTCTGGTGGCCCTGATCACCATTGCCCTGCACGGGATGAGCGGCGCCAAGGTGGCTGGCGCGTGGAAAACGACCTGCAACAAGATGGTGGCCCCGACCATCGCCCTGATTGCGGCGGTCTCCATGGTCTCCATCTTCAAGGGCTCCGGCATGACCACAGAGGTGCTGGCCGATGGCAGCACGATGCCCTCCATGCCGCTGGCCATGGCCACGATCTGCGCGGCGGCAACCGGTCAGGCCTGGCCGGCCCTGGCCTCCTACATCGGTGGCCTGGGCGCCTTTATTACCGGGTCCAATACGGTCTCCGACATGCTCTTCGCCAACTTCCAGTGGGATGTGGCCCAGCAGCTCGGCTACAACGTGAAGCAGAGCATCGCCGTGGTGGCCGCCCAGGGCGCAGGCGGCGCCATGGGCAATATGATCTGCATCCACAATATCGTGGCTGCCTGTGCCGTTCTGGGCATGATCGGCCGTGAAGGCGACATCCTGAAACAGACCATCTGGCCCTTCCTGCTCTACAGCATTCCGGTGGGCATTGTGGCCTGCATCCTGTGCTTTGGGGTGTACGCGTAA